A section of the Oreochromis aureus strain Israel breed Guangdong linkage group 22, ZZ_aureus, whole genome shotgun sequence genome encodes:
- the LOC120435873 gene encoding synaptotagmin-5-like, which translates to MDSSVPLVLLLLMYSSIIVEAQLKVYDLRATDLPTVILLTTDAYVTVSSGSTSLGKTSVRYNDPNPWWEEEFSYFYAEENDMLTLEVWDLDLLFDDQLGVCQRQLKVGTYQHDCFLTKGGTLHYTYTLG; encoded by the coding sequence ATGGACTCTAGTGTGCCCCTCGTCCTTTTGCTGCTCATGTACAGTTCAATCATAGTCGAAGCCCAACTGAAGGTGTATGATCTGCGAGCCACTGATCTTCCCACCGTTATCCTGTTAACTACAGATGCCTATGTCACGGTGTCCTCTGGTTCTACTTCTCTGGGTAAAACATCTGTTCGCTACAATGACCCGAACCCCTGGTGGGAAGAGGAATTCTCCTACTTCTATGCTGAGGAAAATGACATGCTGACTCTCGAGGTTTGGGACTTGGACTTGCTCTTTGATGATCAGCTGGGAGTCTGCCAAAGGCAGCTCAAGGTGGGAACCTATCAGCATGACTGCTTCCTGACCAAAGGCGGGACTCTCCATTACACTTATACTCTTGGTTGA